Proteins encoded in a region of the Chelonoidis abingdonii isolate Lonesome George chromosome 2, CheloAbing_2.0, whole genome shotgun sequence genome:
- the LOC142046341 gene encoding uncharacterized protein LOC142046341 isoform X2 codes for MERGHSRDSVQCCVKVKELRQAYQKTKEANGRSGAGLQTCCFYAELHAILGGSTTTTPPLSVDSEVGVVLSALPEDSADGEEEEEDELAESTQHTILPNSQDLFLNLTEVPSQASQATIPDNKAMEGTSAANFSSLLPPSRRLSQIRQQKKKTRDEMFSEIMEVTRNERAHLNEWKDVVSKYRKDASECEERRNA; via the exons atggagagaggccacagcagggactcagtacagtgctgtgtgaaagttaaggagctcagacaagcctaccagaaaaccaaagaagcaaacggaaggtccggggcagggctgcaaacatgctgcttctacgctgagctgcatgcaattctaggggggtccaccaccactaccccacccctgtccgtggattcagaggtgGGAGTGGTACTCTCAGccttgcctgaggattctgcagatggggaagaggaggaggaggatgagcttgcagagagcacacagcacaccattctccccaacagccaggaccttTTTCTCAACCTGACAGAAGTACCCTCCCAggcctcccaagccactatcccagacaataaagccatggaagggacctctg ctgcaaatttttcaagtctccttcctccatcccgaaggctatctcagataaggcaacagaaaaaaaagacgcgagacgaaatgttctcggaaatcatggaagtgacccgcaatgaaagagctcatctgaatgagtggaaggatgtggtatcaaagtacaggaaagatgccagtgaatgtgaggagaggagaaacgcttga
- the SEC61B gene encoding protein transport protein Sec61 subunit beta — MPGPNPSGTNVGASGRSPSKAVAPRAAGSTVRQRKNASCGTRSAGRTTSAGTGGMWRFYTEDSPGLKVGPVPVLVMSLLFIASVFMLHIWGKYTRS, encoded by the exons ATG CCCGGCCCGAACCCCAGCGGCACCAATGTCGGCGCTTCCGGCCGCTCCCCCAGCAAAGCGGTGGCGCCTCGAGCTGCGGGATCCACCGTCCGGCAAAG GAAAAATGCCAGCTGTGGGACTAGGAGCGCAGGCCGCACTACATCAGCAGGCACTGGTGGCATGTGGAGATTCTACACAGAAGACTCCCCTGGACTCAAAGT tGGGCCTGTTCCAGTTTTGGTTATGAGTCTCCTCTTTATTGCTTCTGTATTTATGTTGCATATCTGGGGCAAGTACACTCGCTCATAG
- the ALG2 gene encoding alpha-1,3/1,6-mannosyltransferase ALG2, translated as MAGRPGSGPSVLFLHPDLGLGGAERLVVDAALALQARGCRVQIWTAHYNPARCFSETRGLAVRSVGDWLPRSFLGRGHALCAALRMAYVALYVLLLSGEEMDVFVCDQVSACIPILRLARTPKKVLFYCHFPDQLLTKRESFLKHVYRAPLDWLEEYTTGMADCIVVNSNFTANVFKNTFKSLNHIKPDVLYPSLNVSTFETIVPVDIASVIPQGKKYLFLSINRFERKKNLALALEALHDLRGRLDAQEWSEVHLVLAGGYDERVLENVEHYEELKTIATKLNISEQVTFVRSFSDEQKISLFNNSLCVLYTPSNEHFGIVPLEAMYMRCPVIAVNSGGPLESVINNVTGFLCEPLPTQFSEAMEKFVRDPALKNTMGAAGRARVTEKFSSEAFTEQLYQYICRFTT; from the exons ATGGCAGGAAGGCCGGGCTCGGGCCCGTCCGTGCTGTTCCTGCACCCGGACCTGGGCCTGGGCGGCGCCGAGCGGCTGGTGGTAGATGCAGCGCTGGCACTGCAGGCGCGCGGCTGCCGTGTGCAGATCTGGACCGCGCACTACAACCCCGCGCGCTGCTTCTCGGAGACGCGCGGCCTGGCGGTGCGGAGCGTGGGGGATTGGCTGCCCCGCAGCTTCCTCGGGCGGGGCCACGCGCTTTGCGCCGCGCTGCGCATGGCCTACGTGGCGCTCTACGTGCTGCTGCTGAGCGGGGAGGAGATGGACGTGTTCGTGTGCGACCAG GTGTCTGCTTGTATCCCAATTCTCAGGCTGGCCAGAACTCCTAAGAAGGTTTTGTTTTACTGTCACTTTCCTGATCAACTTCTGACcaagagagaatcttttcttaaACACGTCTACAGAGCTCCACTTGACTGGTTGGAAGAGTATACTACTGGCATGGCAGATTGCATTGTTGtcaacagcaattttacagcaAATGTCTTCAAGAATACATTTAAATCCTTAAATCACATTAAACCAGACGTCCTATACCCTTCGTTGAATGTCAGTACCTTTGAAACAATTGTTCCTGTAGATATAGCTAGCGTAATTCcccaagggaaaaaatatttgtttctttcaatCAATagatttgaaaggaaaaaaaacctagcATTAGCTCTGGAAGCATTACATGATCTTCGTGGAAGGCTTGACGCTCAAGAGTGGAGTGAAGTTCATCTAGTTTTAGCTGGTGGTTATGATGAAAGAGTTTTGGAAAATGTGGAACATTATGAAGAGCTGAAGACTATTGCGACCAAGCTTAATATTAGCGAGCAAGTCACTTTCGTGAGGTCTTTTTCAGATGaacaaaaaatctctcttttcaaTAATTCCCTGTGTGTGCTTTATACGCCAAGCAACGAACACTTTGGCATAGTTCCTTTGGAGGCTATGTATATGAGATGCCCAGTTATAGCAGTTAATTCAGGTGGTCCTTTGGAATCTGTTATAAATAATGTTACAGGATTTTTGTGTGAGCCTCTTCCAACACAATTTTCTGAGGCCATGGAAAAATTTGTGAGAGACCCTGCCTTAAAGAATacaatgggagcagctggaagaGCAAGAGTTACAGAAAAGTTTTCATCAGAAGCATTTACAGAACAGCTGTACCAATACATATGTAGATTTACAACATAA